The Silene latifolia isolate original U9 population chromosome 4, ASM4854445v1, whole genome shotgun sequence region AGAGTTATCACGTCATATCCTTTTAATTTTTCGttcaaaaacatataaaaatcaaataatcAGTTTAATTTTCCGCTGCGTATTTTACAACATAAATCGAACAGTCCAACGTACTGTTCCAACTCTTAAAATCGAACAAATTTTACATCAAAGGACCTCACATGTTTAAAGTGTATTGAGATGAATATTCAATATAAATGTAACCATTtttatatatagagagagagagagaggataacatatgaattttacttcattcACTATCTTTATATATTGTCATATCCGTACATAATTAAAGAAAAGGAAAGAATGTTTATCACAAATTGACAATTAACTACTGCAAGAATTTGATCAATAATAAAATAGTTTATATAAGTTTGAACATAGGAGAATTCTATCTGCACAACTACACACTATCAATATACAAGGTGTTTTTAACTTTTTATATACTCCGTATGTAAACACTTTTTATATTATGACCCATGATAGATTCTCCTTTACTCaataaaaaagacaaacaaatgattTGGATAATTGTttgcctttgattaaaatacttctTACAGAGAATAAAAAAGACAAACAATGATTCGGACAAAATGAGTATATTTTTAAGCAAAAAACAATTCTCTAATATTTAAAAATGTTTGTGATAAAATATGTTGAATATAATGTCATTACAGTTTTAATATGAATCATATATGTAAAAAAAATCTGTACCGATTATGATCATAGGTGTCCGATGCCAAACATTACATTATgcaaaatggtctacccaaaagaGTAATGAACACCGTGGAGTTCTCTAGTGAGTAACAATTCTTACACAGATTGACCAAATTATAGGTAGATATTCGTTATAAAATGTTTTCAAAGCAACaatttcaaaataaatataagaaattatattttaatattacCGGCCAACGGCCGGGCTTAAAATCTAGTTATATCTTAACTATAAATTTGAACATGTATCGTAAATGATAAAGTAACAATAGTTATTGGAACATGTATTATAAATAAAGTTAAAAAATTAAAAGATAGATTTGCCGAGTGGTGATTGGAACATGTATCATAAATAATTATATGATTTAGACACCAACACAATTATATTTCATATAAAATAAAGTTAAAATGAAAGATAGATTTGCCTAGTAGTGACCGACCACCGAAATTATAGTTAAATCATAATTTGGAGACTAATTGCTAGATAGGGTAGATTTGATGCAAGAAAAGCCTCCACTTATGAGGTACGAAACCCGGTGTTCCGCTACTTTCTAAGGATGTTTAGCGACATTCCAATTGGCGGATACAAGTCTCACCATAAGGTGGGAACGGTGGTCCTACAATGCCTAATGGGAATGGTTGAATTCGAACCCGAATTTCCGGAACCAAGGGCACCCGCAAACTTGATGCATACCCACACAGTGGCTACACCCACCCAAACACCCACGCGGGTTGAACTTAAAGACCCACCAAATTACCTTTCTTCTCTGAAGAACtagtgggttgtatttaagcattaaaTACCTTCTAATTTGGGTATTAATTTAAGAACCAAgaactaaattacacattaaccaatacaattaatgcatatattaagaatttatttctcttttggtttcttaaatacaacccagtgaGTTGTATTTATCACCCTTTTTAAAAATATTGTTCTTGAAtatttaacatatatatatacaactcTCAAATACAACTCCGCAAAGCGGTATCGAAACGTTAAACCGTTCAATTAACTCGTAGAAATGATACAAATACATTTAGCAAAGGGCTTCAGGGTTTAGACAATTAGAGTTCACTAGTTTAGACAATATTTTATTTATAGTATTATATcctatttttttttgttatggtatgatcataaaactaaaagagtCAAAAGTGTATGAATAAGCGGGACGGAGATGGGTAAGGAAAGGCATAAGCGAAGAGGGGATATGCGGGCGAGGTGGGGATGGGTTGGGGTGTGTAGGGCGGGTATACCCGCACCCACCCCACGACCCACGGCTGATGACATTTTTGATTACCACCTCGCCTCACCACCCATCAAATCATTAACCGCATGGGTGCTAGGCGAGACCCACCAAAAATTCCGCCTCAGTGACATCCCTACCTAGCTTAGAGGACGAATAAACATTCCCTAAACATCTCCCAGCTCCACTGCTCCAGGTATGCGAAATGAAATATACTCTGCAGTCTGGGGAAAAAATTACCAGTCAGTCGTTGAACTGTCACCGTAAAACAGATTGCATTATCGGCCGAGACAAAATGAAGACATTGACCTCGATCTCTGAAGCCACAAAATCAGCTAACAAGAATGACAAGAGCATATGTTCTTTCCATCATTCATTAATCATTACCACTCTGCCTCCCATAAAAGTTTCCCCTGCCACGTCTTGAGTGTCCCCTTTCTCTGAACTGCTGACCTCCTTGTTGACTTCCGATTTGGGGCTCACGATCATCGCTGTTGTATGATGGCCCCACAGCCTGATACTCGTTATGTGAGTTCTGCCTTTGTCTCCCTCGGTTGGCAGACGAGTAATGTTGCTTGGTTTCTGGTGCCGTGGCGCTCCATTCTCCACGAGACTCATGTACCCGGTTGACTCGGCCGCCATAATTTGAGTTCTTGCGGTAACCTGACAAAGGTCGCTGCTCATTGCGCCTGTCTTCAATCTCAGATTCCAAAACCTGATTAGAGGGGTGTGGGCCCCCTTTAACATGTGGACCTCTGTTTTCTTTATGGCTCATATCTTGCATTGAGTTTTCTTCAGATCCTGGTCTTTGATCTATGGCAGCAAACAGACTGTGTTCTGGTTGAGAATGCGCAATACTACCTGAACCAATGTCAGGTTTCGAACTTTCTTGTTGATTATGGGGTACATATACCTGAGATTTGGGCTGCCAATGGGCTGCAGAACGATCTACGACTGCTCTATTCTGTTTCGAGGACTGCGTCTTCTCTATATGGGATCTCTCAGAACCAATATGTGAATTATTCAAGCCAACATTAGAATTCTTGTGCTCGAAACTCTGGGAATTACCACTGCTATTCTGCCCTTTGAAGGGATGTCGTTTCCCCCTTCCTGAGGGAAATTGACCCTTGGTGCTGGTAAAGGCAGCAGATGATTTGGTAGTAGAATCATTTACGCTACTCTGTCCATCAGATGTAAAGGCTTCTGGTTCTTTCATAGGTAGCTCAGTAGGTCTGTTTGGTGGGTCCGTCATCATAGATTCATGGATGTGTTTTGATTCTGCAGAAACACGCTGACGCCATGATCCTTGGCCCCTACCATGTCTATTATCAAAACCTTGGGAATCTTTTTCTCTTCCTCCATTTCCTGCAGAAGAATCTATTGGAGCTTGCGCAATAGTCAAATGATCAACTGGTAGAGATGGATGTTGTTGAATGTTTCCTTGTTGGGCCAACTCTTTGGCTACCCCAGGCTTAGGAACATATCGTTCCATCTCAGCCCTTTTAGATTTAAAGCTACTCTGAGACATGCTTTCTCCTGCTGACGACGCTACAGGTTCGACAGGCTTTTGAGTGGTTTGAGCAGGGACCTTGACTTTGTTAACTGCGCACACTGGAGCCCAGACAACAGCGTCATTACTCTGAGCTTTTTCTGATAATTTATTACCCTGCGAACTTCTTGCATTTCGAGAATGCTGGCCCTTCCAGGCATTGTTGACCCTACCATGAACGTCAGATAAATGACTTCCTGGTGGCTGAGCGGGTTGTTTGGAATAAGCACGTAAATCAGAAGTATTATCCTCCACACTTGCAGAACTAACTCGACCAAGATCAGAATTATTTTGCTGAGAAACAGTTGATGGATTAGCATTCAATGAGGCTTCCACCTTTGGCTTGTTCTTCCCACTTTTGTTATTCCTTCTTTTTTGAGGAGCAGATGAATCAGAAACACGAGGTATTTCAGGTAGCTCTTTTCGAGATCCTCCATCACCTTTACTGCCAACAGTAACTTCGTGAATTGCATTTCCACTGTTGCGATCGGAAACATCTTGACCTACATCGGTTAATTTTTGGGTTAGATTCTTCTCATGGACATTTTGCCTCGACTTGTAACCAGCTCGCTTATGCTTTGAGATGTCATCAACTGGAGCTGCAGTTCTGTCACTAGGAGCATCCTCAAAATCAACCTTAGCAGTAGGATCCACAACTTTGATGTCTATCGGAGCAGTTTCGTCAGAAACACCTGAGTTTGGTCGAGCAATTGAATTTGCCTTCAAATCAGATTGGTCTTTAGAATCACCAGGAGTCAGTGGCACTGCAGAACAAGTTTGACCAATTTGTTTCTGATTTGGAGCTTCTGGAACATGGGTAGCACTACGCCTATTCAACTCTTCAAGTTTGGCAAGTGCCTTCGCCTTCTGCTCTCTTATTCGTTCCTCCTCTTCTTTTTGCAACTGGATAGCACGTTGCTTGGCTATCTCCCTCATTTTAGCTCGCTGAAAGATATAACAGTAAATTAGATATTTGAAACACTGGTCAAGCATTTGAAGCAAAAACACGATTCTCACACAGGAACCAACATTATATTATATGATATGTCTTAGGCCCCGGGACATTAAAAAACTAGTTTCTTGTTTTTTGCACAATTTACACATTACTATGGTTAAAAAGAATAGAAAAAAATTGTTAAAAGCTTTGTAAAATTATATAGGTAGAATATGAAAACACTTTCCAGTTTTCTATTGAGCCAAAGATTCATTACTCTTAGGTTCTGGGTTATGATAGATTCATTACTCTATTGTGAAGTAATAGTCATTCGATGTAGTtatcgacgcaattttcatcttgggtcattcggaaacagttTTTTTTGTGTTGCTAACACGGGTAAGACTGTGTACATCCGACCCATCCTTAACCCGCAATTTGCGGAAGCCATTGAGCACTGGGCTAATGTTGTTGTTGAATGTAAAAAAAGCTGATGTGGAAAAAAAACTTTGTAGATCTGTCACTGTTCTCAACTTCTCATACAGAAACGCACCTGAGTATCACTAGAATCCCGACTAGATATAGCAGGTTCCCCATCACCCTTCATCTCAATATTAGTCCTAGACACTCCGACATCTTCCAAATGATCATTAGTTAAGTTGGAACCAGCTGATTGAATTGAATGAGACTGAGATTTTCTTCCCCATCTAGAGACTTCCTGCCCATCAAAGTTTCCACTGCCATGAGGATGCCCTCTATTTTGTCCTCCTTGAATAGCACTCCTGAGAAATCCAGCAGGCAACAGAAAAATAAGTACGCTCTCCTTCTTATATCAAGCTTCTTTCTTGACTCTTTGGGGTCAAACTTCAAAGTTTAAAAATGATGATCATAAATAtgtttaaaaatataaaaaatttaaTTCTTGCAGAAATTATTTTTTTGACAAAGATTGTGGTATACTCCGTAATATATAAGCAAAAAGTTAATCAAATAGTTGTCTTTCAAAATCATGCAAAGTTGAATGGAACTTTAATTTTAAGGAGGTAGAACGTAAAGATGAGCACGTAAAAACAGACATACCTGGGGCCAGCAGCCCTGATAGATTCACCACTTTTCTCACTTGCAATTAAATTGGTATCGCGAGAAACCAGGACAGGAACCCCAGTGGGATAGTGCCTTTCCAAAACAACACCAGTATCTGCCTCATGCAGAGATTGACGAGTCCGGGCATCAACCATCTGTACAATCTCAGTCGGCTCCTCCCCATTAAAAGCATTTCCACCAGAGGAGCGGGCCTTAGCATTTAAACCCTCTATCTTTTGCATCAACGAATGATCTCTAGAAGTGGCTTGATCATCTGTGATAGGCCGTGTACCAGATTTTTCCACATTGAAAACGCTCTCAGAAAACATGGGATTGGTAGAGTTGCTAGAACGGTATCTATTATCAAAAGGCCGAGAAGGCACTTCATCTTTCACTGCATTTTTACCATTACCAGAATCATCACGATTTTTGTAATCGTCTCCCCAGGCATTCTCCTGCAACGGTGCGTTTGATAAGATCCCCTTCTCACGATTTGATACATCATTAATCACTCTGCGACCCGACTTTTCCTTGTCATTCTGATATTCACCATCATTTTCTTTCaccaaaactttgtcatttccacGAGGATCGTGTGGAAGATCAGGATCGACTTGGCCTGGCCTTCTACCTTCAAATGATCTAGGATGAGAGTTGTTAAGATCATGGGCATTCTGGTTTGAAGGTCTATTGCAAATGGGTCCAGCAGGCATTCCAATAAATGGCAAATCTCGTTCATTAGGGTTGCAGAATCCCATTTGAGGTCGGTAATAACCCTCGAAAGGTAAGGGTCCAGGATAAAATCCTGGTCTCATGGGCAAACCTGGACGCATGAAAGACTCCTGTAAATGTGGCCTATACATATCTGGATTCTGTGGGTGATGTCCATGATGCCCAACCCCAGGAGGAATTGGCTGACAGTTGGCTAAACCAGGAGCTGGAACCTGAGAACGATAATAAGGAAATGGCTCCATATGAAAACCTCCAGGAGAAACTGGGCCACCATACGGAGGGGGTCCGTGAGGTCCTCTATACCAAACGCCACCTGGAGGATGATTAGCTAAAGGAGCACCACGCCAagaatcataatgtggaggaccAATATTAGGATTCTGATATGGATAAGGATCTCCATGCCATCTTTCCATGCTAGGTCGAGGTCCATCTTCGACAAATGGAGGAGGATTTTTCCTCCAGGAATAATCTCTAATATCTGAATCACTTGTATCCTCTGAGAAAGATAGAACAGAGAGGTTGAATTGTGAAGGCTTTGTTAAACAAAACAAGGATTTACAGAAGATCAAGTTAAAAGAAAGCAAGTAATGCGAAGAAAAAAATTGGGGATCTACTACACACCATGGGCGATCACCATACTGTCTGGCATGGATTTAGCTCCGTCAGAAGACGAACCTGGCCTTCCATGAGAAGCATCTGTCGAAGGCAGATAACCATTTTAATCAACTGTATCATACCCTCTCAGAAATCATTTCAGAAATACTACTAATCAACCAAGATTAAGAAACACAATATCAGTATCAAACACCCTTAAAATGAAGAAAAAGGTTCGCACAGAAACATGTAGGACCTGACAATCTAACGATGACTTTGAGATAGAATGCCTCTGTATTTATGATGCATACGCTACCAAAAACTGAGATGCGGAGAAAAAACACAGAAAAAGGCTATTAATGACATCCTCAATATCTGCCAAAGGCATTAGGAGCAAAAAAATAATTTAGGCCATACTTCTACCATTCATCATCAAACCATTATAATTTTTGTAGTTAGTGAGAGGGGTTTCAAACAAAGACGATGAGTGAACTTTATAAGTAATCCAATCTCAAAAAAAGCCACCTCTGAGGCTCTAAAAGTCTAACCCCTTATTAGCACTACCGGATCAACCACCTCACTCCTGACCCGGCGCCTCTTCCTCACAACCTTTGAAACCCTCATTTCCTCACCGACCTTTCTCCTCCTCACCCTGACTCAGGAAGTATAGGAGGGAGGAGGAGGGAGAGGAGTGGTTATGGTAGGGGAATGGGTGAGTGTGAGGAGAGGTTAGATGGAATGGTTGATGCTAGAGTCGAATGGGACACCAAGGCATCTACGGTAATCAAAGAATGACAGTGGTCGGAGTAGATAAAATGAATTCGGTTAAGATGGATCCAGTGGCTAGCGGGGAGGAGAGAGACTGAGAGGGCTGATGTTTGGAGGAGATAGAACTTTGGGAGGTTAGCTAAAACGAGTACGGTCAGTGGTTAATGAATTCGGTATATGACAAGTTGGGTTTAGTCGTGATAATTTTAGTGCTCAGGCAGTTATTGGAAGTACTTGATAATTTTGCACTGTAAAAGTCTTACCATAACAGAAAACAATGAAATTGGAATAGTGAAACTTCCATACAAGAATTATGGAAAGACGTAGTGAAATAGAGGGAGTAACATGGTCTAAACTTGACCAGAGGACACG contains the following coding sequences:
- the LOC141653061 gene encoding protein MODIFIER OF SNC1 1-like isoform X2; its protein translation is MKLEPTDASHGRPGSSSDGAKSMPDSMVIAHEDTSDSDIRDYSWRKNPPPFVEDGPRPSMERWHGDPYPYQNPNIGPPHYDSWRGAPLANHPPGGVWYRGPHGPPPYGGPVSPGGFHMEPFPYYRSQVPAPGLANCQPIPPGVGHHGHHPQNPDMYRPHLQESFMRPGLPMRPGFYPGPLPFEGYYRPQMGFCNPNERDLPFIGMPAGPICNRPSNQNAHDLNNSHPRSFEGRRPGQVDPDLPHDPRGNDKVLVKENDGEYQNDKEKSGRRVINDVSNREKGILSNAPLQENAWGDDYKNRDDSGNGKNAVKDEVPSRPFDNRYRSSNSTNPMFSESVFNVEKSGTRPITDDQATSRDHSLMQKIEGLNAKARSSGGNAFNGEEPTEIVQMVDARTRQSLHEADTGVVLERHYPTGVPVLVSRDTNLIASEKSGESIRAAGPRSAIQGGQNRGHPHGSGNFDGQEVSRWGRKSQSHSIQSAGSNLTNDHLEDVGVSRTNIEMKGDGEPAISSRDSSDTQRAKMREIAKQRAIQLQKEEEERIREQKAKALAKLEELNRRSATHVPEAPNQKQIGQTCSAVPLTPGDSKDQSDLKANSIARPNSGVSDETAPIDIKVVDPTAKVDFEDAPSDRTAAPVDDISKHKRAGYKSRQNVHEKNLTQKLTDVGQDVSDRNSGNAIHEVTVGSKGDGGSRKELPEIPRVSDSSAPQKRRNNKSGKNKPKVEASLNANPSTVSQQNNSDLGRVSSASVEDNTSDLRAYSKQPAQPPGSHLSDVHGRVNNAWKGQHSRNARSSQGNKLSEKAQSNDAVVWAPVCAVNKVKVPAQTTQKPVEPVASSAGESMSQSSFKSKRAEMERYVPKPGVAKELAQQGNIQQHPSLPVDHLTIAQAPIDSSAGNGGREKDSQGFDNRHGRGQGSWRQRVSAESKHIHESMMTDPPNRPTELPMKEPEAFTSDGQSSVNDSTTKSSAAFTSTKGQFPSGRGKRHPFKGQNSSGNSQSFEHKNSNVGLNNSHIGSERSHIEKTQSSKQNRAVVDRSAAHWQPKSQVYVPHNQQESSKPDIGSGSIAHSQPEHSLFAAIDQRPGSEENSMQDMSHKENRGPHVKGGPHPSNQVLESEIEDRRNEQRPLSGYRKNSNYGGRVNRVHESRGEWSATAPETKQHYSSANRGRQRQNSHNEYQAVGPSYNSDDREPQIGSQQGGQQFRERGHSRRGRGNFYGRQSGND
- the LOC141653061 gene encoding protein MODIFIER OF SNC1 1-like isoform X1, translating into MTSSMAEQRWASKRRGGMTVLGKVAKVAVPKPLNLPSQRLENHGLDPNVEIVPKGTLSWGSRPSSGSSNAWATSALSSSTDGGSSSPSHLAGRPLSGGGTRPSTAGSEKDHDSNVIAWGPNSRPSSASGVLGSNNTSLTSLRPHSADTRPGSAQLSRFADHSLEGSVARGATASSERMGVNEGFSLSSGNFPTLGTEKDESKMKLEPTDASHGRPGSSSDGAKSMPDSMVIAHEDTSDSDIRDYSWRKNPPPFVEDGPRPSMERWHGDPYPYQNPNIGPPHYDSWRGAPLANHPPGGVWYRGPHGPPPYGGPVSPGGFHMEPFPYYRSQVPAPGLANCQPIPPGVGHHGHHPQNPDMYRPHLQESFMRPGLPMRPGFYPGPLPFEGYYRPQMGFCNPNERDLPFIGMPAGPICNRPSNQNAHDLNNSHPRSFEGRRPGQVDPDLPHDPRGNDKVLVKENDGEYQNDKEKSGRRVINDVSNREKGILSNAPLQENAWGDDYKNRDDSGNGKNAVKDEVPSRPFDNRYRSSNSTNPMFSESVFNVEKSGTRPITDDQATSRDHSLMQKIEGLNAKARSSGGNAFNGEEPTEIVQMVDARTRQSLHEADTGVVLERHYPTGVPVLVSRDTNLIASEKSGESIRAAGPRSAIQGGQNRGHPHGSGNFDGQEVSRWGRKSQSHSIQSAGSNLTNDHLEDVGVSRTNIEMKGDGEPAISSRDSSDTQRAKMREIAKQRAIQLQKEEEERIREQKAKALAKLEELNRRSATHVPEAPNQKQIGQTCSAVPLTPGDSKDQSDLKANSIARPNSGVSDETAPIDIKVVDPTAKVDFEDAPSDRTAAPVDDISKHKRAGYKSRQNVHEKNLTQKLTDVGQDVSDRNSGNAIHEVTVGSKGDGGSRKELPEIPRVSDSSAPQKRRNNKSGKNKPKVEASLNANPSTVSQQNNSDLGRVSSASVEDNTSDLRAYSKQPAQPPGSHLSDVHGRVNNAWKGQHSRNARSSQGNKLSEKAQSNDAVVWAPVCAVNKVKVPAQTTQKPVEPVASSAGESMSQSSFKSKRAEMERYVPKPGVAKELAQQGNIQQHPSLPVDHLTIAQAPIDSSAGNGGREKDSQGFDNRHGRGQGSWRQRVSAESKHIHESMMTDPPNRPTELPMKEPEAFTSDGQSSVNDSTTKSSAAFTSTKGQFPSGRGKRHPFKGQNSSGNSQSFEHKNSNVGLNNSHIGSERSHIEKTQSSKQNRAVVDRSAAHWQPKSQVYVPHNQQESSKPDIGSGSIAHSQPEHSLFAAIDQRPGSEENSMQDMSHKENRGPHVKGGPHPSNQVLESEIEDRRNEQRPLSGYRKNSNYGGRVNRVHESRGEWSATAPETKQHYSSANRGRQRQNSHNEYQAVGPSYNSDDREPQIGSQQGGQQFRERGHSRRGRGNFYGRQSGND